CCAAGTTCCCCTGATGTCTCTCGTACGCTCCGAAACCATTTCGACACCGCTTTCTATCAATCATCAGGGCCAATTTCCCTCGGTCACTCTCTCTTTTAACCTGGCCTCGTCTGTTTCACTGGGTTCGGCGGTGGAGGCCATTCACAAAGCGACAACTGAATTGAAGATGCCGGCGAGTATTCAGACCAATTTTCAGGGCACGGCCCAGGCCTTTGAGGCCTCACTTCAAAATCAGCTGGTACTGATTTTGGCCGCGATTATCACGGTCTATATCGTCCTTGGAATTTTGTACGAAAGTTATATCCATCCGGTGACCATTCTTTCCACTTTACCCTCTGCAGGCGTAGGGGCCATCCTGGCGCTGATTCTCTTTCGCCAGGATTTGGGAATTATAGCCCTTATTGGAATTATTTTACTCATCGGTATTGTGAAGAAAAACGCCATCATGATGATCGATTTTGCCCTGGAGGCCGAACGTAAAGAGAAAAAGTCTCCTGCAGAAGCCATCTACCAAGCCTCCCTTTTGCGCTTTCGACCCATTATGATGACTACCCTGGCAGCCTTGCTAGGGGCTGTGCCCCTTGCCTTTGGGAGTGGTACCGGTTCGGAATTGCGCCGCCCCTTGGGAATTACCATCATCGGGGGCTTGCTTTTCAGTCAGCTGCTTACCCTGTTTACGACCCCTGTCATTTATTTGCAATTTGATCGTCTCAAGACCTGGTTTGCCGAATGGCGAAAAAAGGCAAGACACGAAAACAAGGAACCCATTCCCCTGGAGGGCCTGTGAGAAATGAATATCTCTGAACCCTTCATTCGCCGTCCCGTTGCCACCTCTCTTCTCACCTTGGCTCTAGCCCTGGCGGGGATTATTGGATTTCGTCTCTTGCCCGTTTCTCCTTTGCCCCAGGTGGATTTCCCCACCATTCAAGTTTCTGCCGGACTTCCGGGCGCCAATCCGGACACCATGGCTTCTTCTGTAGCCACACCGCTGGAGCGCCAACTTGGGCATATTGCGGGTGTGACCGAAATGACCTCTACCAGTTATACGGGCTCTAGCACTGTCGTCCTTCAATTTGATTTGAGTCGTAATGTCGATGCCGCCGCGCGAGATGTCCAGGCCGCGATCAACGCGGCACGCAGCAATCTTCCCGCGAATTTGCCGAGCAATCCCACTTACAGAAAAGTGAATCCAGCCGATGCACCGGTTTTAATTCTTTCTCTGAGCTCAGATATTTATGATACCGCGCGTCTCTACGACGCGGCTTCTTCCATCCTGCAACAGAAGATTGCCCAGGTGAGCGGGGTGGGGCAGGTTTCGGTGGGAGGAAGCTCGCTTCCTTCCGTACGGGTAGAATTGAATCCCTTTATAGTGAACAAATACGGCATCGCCCTGGATTCTCTGCGCGCCACTTTGTCTGCTGCGAATAGTAATATTCCCAAAGGCGAATTGGCCGAGGGAAATAGCGTGATGTCGATTTATGCCAGCGACCAATTGCTTAAGGCCGATCAATATAAATCGCTCATTGTGGCCTATCGCAATGGTGCCGCGATACGACTTTCCGATATAGGAGAGGTTCGAGATTCGGTGGAGGATCTTCGGAATGCAGGACTGGCCAACGGTAAGCCGGCTGTCCTTCTAATTATTTTTCGCCAGCCGGGGGCCAATATTATTGAAACAGTGGATCGAGTGTATGCGCTCTTGCCCCAGCTGGAGGCCTCCATTCCTTCAGCCATGAAACTGCAAGCGATGGTGGATCGCACGACGACCATTCGTGCTTCTATTCGAGATGTGGAGGTCACGCTTTTAATCTCTATTGCCTTGGTTGTTTTAGTCGTCTTTGTTTTTCTTCGAAACGTCTTGGCCACCTTAATTCCGAGTATCGTCGTTCCTCTTTCTCTGGTTGGGACTTTTGCAGTCATGTACCTGCTGGGTTACAGCCTAGATAATCTCTCGCTCATGGCCCTCACGGTATCGACCGGTTTTGTAGTGGATGATGCCATTGTGGTCATCGAAAATATTGCCCGACATCTGGAAAAAGGGATGGATCCTTTCGCCGCCGCGTTGAAGGGGGCAAAGGAAATTGGTTTCACCGTACTTTCAATGAGCCTCTCACTGATCGCGGTATTTATTCCAATTTTATTGATGGGTGGAATTGTGGGACGCCTTTTTCGCGAGTTTGCGGTGACTCTTTCGGTAGCCATCGTCGTTTCTCTGCTGATTTCTCTCATTGTTACCCCCATGATGTCTGCCCGATTTTTAAAACATGAAAGTGTGGAGCAGCAGGGGAAACTTTATCAATGGAGCGAGAGATTATTTCAGCGTATTCATGAGGCCTATGCGTCGGCCTTGCGAAAGGTGTTGCATCATCAGGCACTGACACTCGTTGTTCTGGGAATTACAATTTTCATTAATGTTTTACTTTTTATTGAAGTGCCCAAGGGGTTTTTCCCTCAGCAGGATACAGGGCGCTTAACCGGATCGATTCAAGCCGAACAAAGTATTTCCTTTCAGTGGATGAAACAGAAGCTGGCGCAATTTGTAAAGATAATCATGGAGGATCCTGCGATTGCAAATATTGTTGCCTTTACAGGAGGGTCCGGAGGAAGCAATACAGGCCGGATGTTCATTGCGTTGAAAGATCTTGGAGAACGTAAAATTTCAGCGGAAGCGGTGATCGCCCGTATTCGCCAAAAGACTGCAAATGTGCCGGGGGCAACGCTATTCATGCAGATGGTTCAAGATATTCGTGTGGGAGGTCGATCCAGCAATGCCCAATATCAATTTACCCTGCAGAGTCAGGATTCGGATCTCCTCAACACCTGGTCCCCTCTTGTTTTGAAAAAGTTGCGCACCCTGACACAAATGGTCGATTTGAATTCCGACCAGCAAAATAATGGTCAGCAAATGATGCTTTCGATTGATCGCGACACGGCGTCTCGCTTGGGTTTGACGCTGCAAAATATTGACGATGCCCTGTATAGCGCCTTTGGTCAAAGGCAGGCTTCCACGATGTACACGCCTCTCAATCAGTATCATGTGGTGCTCGAAGTTGCACCTGTCTATTGGCAAAATCCGGAGATATTAAAAACACTCTTTGTGCACACTCCTACGGGTAACGATGTGCCTATGGCCGCCTTTGCGCGTTTCGAACCGGCCAAAACTCCGTTGGTGGTTAATCATCAGGGGCAACTTCCTTCCACGACCTTTTCTTTTAATTTACCGGAAGGCATTTCTCTGGGGGAAGCAGTAGAAGCCATTCACAGGGCGACCGATGAAATTCGAATGCCGGCGGTGATTTCCGGAAAATTTTCAGGAACGGCTCAGGCCTTTCAGGATTCTTTAGCCAATCAATCGCTGTTGATTTTGAGTGCCCTGCTTGCCGTGTATATTGTGTTGGGGGTTCTCTACGAGAGTTACATTCATCCTGTTACCATTCTTTCCACGCTTCCCTCCGCAGGGGTAGGGGCCTTGTTGGCACTACTGATTTGCCGGATGGAATTGAGTGTAATCGCCTTGATTGGAATTATTTTGTTGATTGGGATCGTCAAGAAAAACGCCATCCTGATGATCGATTTTGCCTTGGAGGCCGAGAGGCAAGAAAAGAAAAGTTCCCAAGAAGCCATCTACGAAGCCTGTTTGCTGCGTTTCAGACCTATCATGATGACGACTCTGGCTGCCTTACTCGGGGCCTTACCGCTGGCCTTGGGGACAGGAACCGGTTCGGAATTGAGACGCCCCCTGGGCATTGCCATCGTGGGGGGATTAATTGTCAGTCAAATGCTTACCCTCTTTACGACGCCGGTGGTTTACCTTTATATGGAACGGTTACGAATTAGGGTTGAACAACTTCGAGTTCGAATTCAGAGGCGTTTTAAGAGGGTGTAAAAAATAAATAGGAAGAAGAATATCATGCAGAATTTCAT
The sequence above is a segment of the Deltaproteobacteria bacterium genome. Coding sequences within it:
- a CDS encoding multidrug efflux RND transporter permease subunit, translating into MNISEPFIRRPVATSLLTLALALAGIIGFRLLPVSPLPQVDFPTIQVSAGLPGANPDTMASSVATPLERQLGHIAGVTEMTSTSYTGSSTVVLQFDLSRNVDAAARDVQAAINAARSNLPANLPSNPTYRKVNPADAPVLILSLSSDIYDTARLYDAASSILQQKIAQVSGVGQVSVGGSSLPSVRVELNPFIVNKYGIALDSLRATLSAANSNIPKGELAEGNSVMSIYASDQLLKADQYKSLIVAYRNGAAIRLSDIGEVRDSVEDLRNAGLANGKPAVLLIIFRQPGANIIETVDRVYALLPQLEASIPSAMKLQAMVDRTTTIRASIRDVEVTLLISIALVVLVVFVFLRNVLATLIPSIVVPLSLVGTFAVMYLLGYSLDNLSLMALTVSTGFVVDDAIVVIENIARHLEKGMDPFAAALKGAKEIGFTVLSMSLSLIAVFIPILLMGGIVGRLFREFAVTLSVAIVVSLLISLIVTPMMSARFLKHESVEQQGKLYQWSERLFQRIHEAYASALRKVLHHQALTLVVLGITIFINVLLFIEVPKGFFPQQDTGRLTGSIQAEQSISFQWMKQKLAQFVKIIMEDPAIANIVAFTGGSGGSNTGRMFIALKDLGERKISAEAVIARIRQKTANVPGATLFMQMVQDIRVGGRSSNAQYQFTLQSQDSDLLNTWSPLVLKKLRTLTQMVDLNSDQQNNGQQMMLSIDRDTASRLGLTLQNIDDALYSAFGQRQASTMYTPLNQYHVVLEVAPVYWQNPEILKTLFVHTPTGNDVPMAAFARFEPAKTPLVVNHQGQLPSTTFSFNLPEGISLGEAVEAIHRATDEIRMPAVISGKFSGTAQAFQDSLANQSLLILSALLAVYIVLGVLYESYIHPVTILSTLPSAGVGALLALLICRMELSVIALIGIILLIGIVKKNAILMIDFALEAERQEKKSSQEAIYEACLLRFRPIMMTTLAALLGALPLALGTGTGSELRRPLGIAIVGGLIVSQMLTLFTTPVVYLYMERLRIRVEQLRVRIQRRFKRV